One stretch of Aquimarina sp. Aq107 DNA includes these proteins:
- a CDS encoding fructosamine kinase family protein encodes MSKKLIKHLENLLSERIISTKPLSGGDINEAFLLTTNNREMVVKINSVSKFPGMFKAEARGLKELMDANIFKIPEVLFFGKDVDVSFLLLEYIKSGNKTPDFWSIFGERLASLHQQSKPYFGFESDNYIGSLQQYNFKYSSASEFYITQRLQPQFQMAIKRGFSFSSLDSFYVAIENEIPDEASSLIHGDLWSGNFMIDINGSPCLIDPAVAYASREMDISMMYLFGGFEHELFEVYNDIFPLIDGWKKRMEIWQLYYLLVHLNLFGDSYLPQIQSILKKYS; translated from the coding sequence TTGTCAAAAAAACTCATAAAACATCTAGAAAACCTTCTTTCTGAGAGAATCATTTCTACTAAGCCTTTATCTGGAGGAGATATCAACGAAGCATTTCTTTTAACCACAAATAATAGAGAAATGGTGGTTAAAATAAATAGTGTATCTAAATTTCCTGGAATGTTTAAAGCGGAAGCAAGGGGCTTAAAGGAACTGATGGATGCTAATATTTTTAAAATACCTGAAGTTTTGTTTTTTGGTAAAGATGTTGATGTATCTTTTTTGCTTTTAGAATATATAAAGTCTGGAAATAAAACTCCAGATTTTTGGTCAATATTTGGTGAACGACTAGCAAGTTTGCATCAGCAAAGTAAACCTTATTTTGGTTTTGAAAGTGATAATTATATTGGGAGTTTGCAACAATATAATTTTAAATATTCTTCTGCTTCAGAGTTTTATATAACTCAACGATTACAACCACAATTCCAAATGGCTATTAAAAGAGGTTTTTCTTTTTCGAGTTTGGATAGTTTTTATGTAGCTATTGAAAACGAAATTCCAGATGAAGCTTCTAGTTTAATACATGGAGATCTGTGGAGTGGTAATTTTATGATTGATATTAATGGTTCTCCTTGTTTAATAGATCCAGCAGTGGCTTATGCGTCTAGAGAAATGGATATCTCAATGATGTATCTGTTTGGAGGTTTCGAACACGAATTGTTTGAGGTTTATAATGACATTTTTCCGTTAATAGATGGTTGGAAAAAAAGAATGGAAATTTGGCAATTATACTATTTATTAGTGCATCTTAATTTATTTGGAGATTCTTATTTACCACAAATTCAATCAATACTTAAAAAATATTCCTAA
- a CDS encoding dihydrofolate reductase: protein MFSKRKETPQIDPVQRELYEHARKRIVQKKRLFQHFIVFLVGSIFLVILNLLIGIGKEITFFGIDWCLIVVVCWAFLLVLHFCNVWLFHKFMGTEWTSKQMERLIAKQKAEIALIQKDVDKMYPKDELVKKKDEFIKQQQSKVIETPVVSKKDQIITMIAAAGENNELGKDNDLVWHLPDDFKRFKQLTTGHHIIMGRKTFESFPKPLPNRVHVVITRNQNYKPEGAIVVHSMEEALKIAKDDPQPFIIGGGEIYKIGMEYSDCIELTRVHGTFEADTFFPEIDAEKWTVDKKELHGADERHEYAFTYLTYNKK from the coding sequence ATGTTTTCAAAAAGAAAAGAAACTCCACAAATTGACCCTGTGCAGCGCGAATTATATGAACATGCCCGTAAACGAATTGTTCAAAAGAAAAGACTATTTCAGCATTTCATAGTATTTTTAGTTGGATCTATATTTTTAGTTATCCTTAACCTATTAATTGGGATAGGCAAAGAGATTACTTTTTTTGGTATTGACTGGTGTTTAATAGTTGTAGTTTGTTGGGCATTTTTGTTAGTGTTACATTTTTGTAATGTCTGGTTGTTTCACAAGTTTATGGGTACAGAATGGACAAGTAAACAGATGGAACGATTGATTGCTAAACAAAAAGCGGAAATAGCATTGATTCAAAAAGATGTAGATAAGATGTATCCAAAAGACGAATTGGTTAAAAAGAAAGATGAATTTATAAAACAACAACAATCAAAAGTTATTGAGACGCCTGTAGTATCTAAGAAAGACCAAATAATTACAATGATTGCGGCGGCAGGAGAAAACAATGAGTTGGGAAAAGATAATGATTTGGTTTGGCATCTTCCTGATGATTTTAAACGATTTAAGCAATTGACTACTGGACATCATATTATTATGGGGCGAAAGACTTTTGAATCATTTCCAAAACCATTACCAAATCGTGTACATGTTGTAATTACTAGAAATCAAAATTACAAACCAGAAGGTGCTATTGTGGTACATTCTATGGAAGAAGCTCTAAAAATAGCTAAAGATGATCCTCAACCATTTATCATTGGTGGCGGTGAGATTTATAAAATAGGGATGGAATATTCGGACTGTATAGAACTTACTAGAGTACATGGGACATTCGAAGCGGATACTTTTTTTCCAGAAATAGATGCTGAGAAATGGACTGTTGATAAAAAAGAACTTCATGGTGCAGACGAGCGACATGAGTATGCATTTACATATTTGACCTATAATAAGAAGTAA
- a CDS encoding aminotransferase class V-fold PLP-dependent enzyme, with translation MKNLKKEFPVLSQNIYLNTASSGLLYDSLLDYRQEHDLDFLIGGSMFREDQEKLLNSARESIGSFLGCKSENTILTPNFSLGFNTILNGLEKNKKVLLLDEDYPSINFSVINKGFNVCYAKVNTSLEENIEKAIAKYNPTVFAFSLVQYISGITINLEFLKKLKLKNPDLLIIADGTQFCGTRVFDFDTSGIDILGCSGYKWLLGCYGNGFLLFKEGILNKTTPDTYKKASSTANYDPSYTNLRARYECGHLDTYNFGSLQFSLEFLSKIGLPKIEENIQELKEYTKTKLASLNLLETDVIERNDHSSIFNIKGDQKLYNTLRERNIITSLRGNGIRISLHFYNTIEDIDTLLTYL, from the coding sequence ATGAAGAATTTAAAAAAAGAATTTCCCGTATTATCTCAAAACATATATCTCAACACGGCTTCCTCCGGTTTATTATATGATTCTTTGTTAGATTATAGACAAGAGCATGATCTTGATTTTCTTATTGGCGGGAGTATGTTTAGAGAAGATCAAGAAAAACTTTTAAATTCCGCAAGAGAATCAATTGGTTCGTTTTTAGGCTGCAAATCAGAAAACACGATATTAACACCGAATTTTTCTTTGGGTTTTAATACTATATTAAACGGATTAGAAAAAAACAAAAAAGTACTTCTTTTAGATGAAGATTATCCATCTATAAACTTTTCTGTAATAAACAAAGGATTTAATGTATGCTATGCTAAAGTGAACACTTCATTAGAGGAAAATATCGAAAAAGCTATCGCTAAATATAACCCTACTGTTTTTGCTTTTAGCTTAGTACAATACATTAGTGGTATAACAATAAATCTTGAATTCCTTAAAAAATTAAAACTAAAAAATCCTGATCTTTTAATAATTGCTGATGGCACACAGTTTTGCGGAACTAGAGTTTTTGATTTTGACACTTCAGGAATTGACATTCTTGGATGTAGTGGATACAAATGGTTATTAGGATGTTATGGCAACGGATTTTTATTATTTAAAGAAGGCATTCTTAATAAAACAACACCGGATACTTATAAGAAAGCTTCCTCAACTGCTAATTATGATCCTTCATACACAAACCTACGAGCAAGATATGAATGCGGACATTTGGACACCTATAACTTCGGAAGTTTACAGTTTTCTTTAGAATTTTTATCCAAAATTGGTCTCCCTAAAATTGAAGAAAACATACAAGAACTAAAAGAGTACACAAAAACAAAATTAGCCTCCTTAAACTTATTAGAAACTGATGTAATAGAAAGGAATGATCATAGCTCTATTTTTAATATAAAAGGAGATCAAAAATTATATAATACACTAAGAGAAAGAAATATAATCACCTCTCTAAGAGGAAACGGAATACGAATAAGTCTTCATTTTTATAATACTATCGAAGATATTGACACCCTATTAACCTACCTATAA
- a CDS encoding T9SS type A sorting domain-containing protein: MKKLNLLLTPLFLCIAFLITSQEVPISNIESNDIIAKVIGKEDKILHMSANLVVDEPEDLFVYIDRAKAAGANTVLYSDSKLNTYGLEGTAGSRWDERIQVLVNGIKERGMKLHFITISMGFAGSLIGSNPNLTTGYPIEEQELKAIDGELRPIKSSNLINGDFEDFDGNKVLQWKFQDAIGERTFIDTNIKKSGNASFRAEATNNEDSRIFTVFDVKPFHQYTLKVWIKTENLTARNLAALIRDENNKERTLTNLHISLPNDNGGRKYYNSPNNLTTEGWEEIRIGFNSLNATEVNLALAVFGGQQGTIWWDDLEIIDSPTLNWLNREDLPTSLKHNNGQTLTFGTDVIPISDDQLGVSGFSGAFDTQHLSPKILISSTINIKEGDIVKISGYHGLPTASGQVSASWNHPEIYSRMRRIHQKLNNDFEPDGFLLNYSEIRTGGWEPLDTQIGNSGAALSASIERSFKDLFEVAPDAAYYFWSDMIDPEHNAIADYYQINNTLDQSWVNVDPNKVILATWWEGQKIIDKGTKSLKFFSDLGFKQIVGAFYDADVELNFNQWQTAAQDTENIIGSIYATWVKPRNYTQIENFGSLWWSQNQANDEIVSIDGPDTISPGDIGIINLEYSASATRDIIVSLQLNRAPWTNYGVKITTVPAGTNNIEIEVVVNEDIPIADNDYKWLSYIVPENENWNNRFDDLQEINISAINNDTEIDISGTLWRLENKATKQWIRTRGCSNDYSEITPLVMTSTNNTGNCTIFEFIPTDEGYYYLQNKGTNGRYRPKNCSNTANDSIEIVQVSSASFGWCEQWKLIETDEEGYFRIQNRQTNNWIRSKGCSANVDESIAITQVSQGYTGNCTKWKLIDTSNNQINRDFIDTNIDDIKLFPNPANSEISIQKSTSNTNEIVAINIYDLQGRKQLTVDSQKLISNGNNIEVSHLTTGMYILSVDYHKKETQNLQFMISH; this comes from the coding sequence ATGAAAAAACTTAACTTATTACTCACCCCTTTATTTTTATGCATTGCTTTTTTAATTACTTCGCAAGAAGTACCGATATCTAATATCGAATCAAACGATATAATTGCTAAAGTTATAGGAAAAGAAGATAAAATATTACACATGTCTGCTAATCTAGTAGTAGATGAACCAGAAGATTTATTTGTTTATATTGATAGAGCAAAAGCAGCTGGAGCGAATACTGTTCTATATTCTGATTCTAAATTAAATACGTATGGACTAGAAGGGACTGCAGGATCTAGATGGGATGAGCGAATCCAAGTATTGGTTAATGGAATTAAAGAAAGAGGAATGAAATTACATTTCATCACTATTTCTATGGGGTTTGCGGGTTCACTAATAGGATCCAACCCTAATTTAACTACTGGATATCCTATTGAAGAACAAGAATTAAAAGCTATAGATGGCGAACTTAGACCTATTAAATCTTCTAATCTAATTAACGGAGATTTTGAAGACTTTGATGGAAACAAAGTTCTGCAATGGAAATTTCAAGATGCAATCGGAGAACGAACTTTTATTGACACCAATATTAAAAAAAGCGGTAATGCTTCTTTTAGAGCAGAAGCTACTAACAATGAAGATTCTAGAATTTTTACAGTTTTTGATGTGAAACCATTTCATCAATACACATTAAAAGTTTGGATCAAGACCGAAAATCTAACTGCAAGAAACTTAGCAGCATTAATTAGAGATGAAAATAATAAGGAACGTACTTTAACGAATTTACATATATCTCTTCCAAATGATAACGGAGGTAGAAAATATTACAATAGTCCTAACAACTTAACTACAGAAGGTTGGGAAGAAATACGTATTGGATTTAACAGTTTAAATGCTACTGAAGTTAATTTAGCATTAGCGGTCTTTGGAGGTCAACAAGGTACAATTTGGTGGGATGATTTAGAAATTATTGACTCTCCAACTCTTAACTGGTTAAATCGAGAAGATTTGCCAACATCTCTAAAACATAATAATGGACAAACACTTACATTTGGAACTGATGTAATTCCAATATCAGATGATCAACTTGGTGTTTCTGGATTTTCTGGAGCTTTTGATACGCAACATTTATCCCCTAAAATACTCATTAGCAGCACTATAAATATAAAAGAAGGCGATATAGTAAAAATAAGCGGATATCACGGACTTCCTACTGCAAGTGGACAAGTGTCTGCTTCTTGGAATCATCCCGAAATATATAGTAGAATGCGAAGAATTCATCAAAAACTAAATAATGATTTTGAGCCTGACGGCTTTTTATTGAATTATTCTGAAATAAGAACAGGAGGATGGGAACCTTTAGATACCCAAATTGGAAATTCTGGTGCTGCCTTATCAGCTAGCATCGAACGGTCTTTTAAAGATCTTTTTGAAGTTGCGCCAGATGCAGCATATTATTTTTGGAGTGATATGATTGATCCAGAGCATAATGCCATTGCAGATTATTATCAAATTAATAACACCTTAGATCAGTCTTGGGTTAACGTAGATCCAAATAAAGTTATACTTGCAACTTGGTGGGAAGGTCAAAAAATTATAGATAAAGGTACAAAATCGCTCAAATTTTTCTCTGATCTAGGCTTTAAACAGATTGTAGGTGCATTTTACGATGCAGATGTTGAACTTAACTTTAATCAGTGGCAAACAGCAGCTCAAGATACAGAAAACATCATTGGGTCTATTTATGCTACTTGGGTTAAACCTCGTAATTATACACAAATAGAAAATTTTGGTTCCCTTTGGTGGTCACAAAATCAAGCAAACGATGAAATCGTATCTATAGATGGTCCTGACACAATTTCTCCTGGTGATATCGGAATAATAAATTTAGAGTATTCAGCATCGGCAACTAGAGATATTATTGTTTCCCTGCAACTTAATAGAGCTCCGTGGACCAATTATGGTGTTAAAATCACTACAGTTCCCGCAGGAACAAATAATATAGAAATTGAAGTTGTAGTAAATGAAGATATACCAATAGCGGATAACGATTATAAATGGTTATCTTATATAGTTCCAGAAAATGAAAATTGGAATAACCGTTTTGACGATCTTCAAGAAATTAATATTAGCGCTATAAATAATGACACAGAAATAGATATTAGTGGAACACTATGGAGATTAGAAAATAAAGCTACCAAGCAATGGATAAGAACTAGAGGATGTTCTAATGATTATAGTGAAATCACGCCATTAGTAATGACTTCAACCAATAATACTGGAAATTGCACAATCTTTGAATTCATACCAACAGATGAAGGATATTACTATCTACAAAACAAAGGAACAAATGGAAGATATCGTCCAAAAAATTGTAGTAATACTGCCAATGATTCTATCGAAATAGTTCAGGTAAGCTCAGCTTCTTTTGGCTGGTGCGAGCAATGGAAATTAATAGAAACGGATGAAGAAGGGTATTTTAGAATCCAAAATAGACAAACAAACAACTGGATAAGATCCAAAGGTTGTTCCGCTAATGTTGACGAATCTATTGCAATCACACAGGTATCACAGGGCTACACAGGCAACTGTACCAAATGGAAACTAATTGATACTAGTAATAATCAAATTAACAGAGATTTTATAGACACTAATATAGATGATATAAAGCTATTCCCAAATCCGGCCAATAGCGAAATATCCATTCAAAAATCTACAAGTAATACAAACGAAATTGTAGCTATTAATATTTATGACTTACAAGGAAGAAAACAACTAACGGTTGATTCTCAAAAACTCATAAGTAATGGAAACAATATTGAGGTATCACATTTAACCACTGGTATGTATATATTATCAGTTGACTATCATAAAAAAGAAACTCAGAATTTACAATTCATGATAAGTCATTAA
- a CDS encoding isoamylase early set domain-containing protein: MAITKQYLKSKPICKVTFSVPAKEATNVCVAGEFNEWNTEATVLKKLKNGTFKGTLDLPKDQKFEFKYVVDGQWTNETEADGYQWNDFAAAENSLLVL, encoded by the coding sequence ATGGCAATAACCAAACAATACTTAAAGTCAAAACCTATCTGTAAAGTTACTTTTTCTGTTCCGGCAAAAGAAGCAACTAATGTTTGTGTGGCTGGAGAATTTAATGAATGGAATACTGAAGCAACGGTATTGAAAAAGTTAAAAAATGGTACATTTAAGGGGACTTTAGATCTTCCGAAAGATCAAAAGTTTGAATTTAAATATGTGGTAGATGGTCAATGGACCAACGAAACTGAAGCAGATGGATATCAATGGAACGATTTTGCTGCTGCAGAAAATAGTTTATTGGTTCTTTAA
- a CDS encoding DUF427 domain-containing protein → MKAIWNNKIIAESNDTKVIENNHYFPPEAIKKEFFKSSETHTNCPWKGVASYYTVTVNGKENRDAAWFYPETSDLAKQIKGYVAFWKGIEVVE, encoded by the coding sequence ATGAAAGCAATATGGAATAATAAAATAATTGCAGAAAGCAATGATACCAAGGTGATTGAAAATAATCATTATTTTCCTCCTGAAGCTATTAAAAAAGAGTTTTTTAAATCAAGTGAAACACATACGAACTGTCCATGGAAAGGAGTTGCGTCTTATTATACAGTAACTGTAAATGGCAAGGAAAATAGGGATGCAGCATGGTTTTATCCAGAAACCAGTGATCTTGCTAAGCAAATAAAAGGCTATGTTGCATTTTGGAAAGGTATTGAGGTTGTAGAATAA
- the egtD gene encoding L-histidine N(alpha)-methyltransferase, whose product MNSKDQNVLLCTFGKEVNEGLTAFPKYLSSKFFYDELGDKLFQQIMDLPEYYLTNAEFNIFQLHKTDILKSFDTDREGFDLVELGAGDGKKTKVLLRELLEKEYSVTYHPIDISKNAIDGLVSNLEQELPSLSVQGQVGEYFEVLDRLQHISDRKKVIMVLGSNIGNLLHPRAIQFLKKLNAVMHPDDLIFMGFDQKKHPQKVLDAYNDKSGVTAAFNKNVLARINKELGGNFDLDAFTHWEVYDPESGTAKSYLVSTKKQTVDIDCLSIQVHFEAWESIHTEISQKYDDDTVKWLAEESGFEISEWFTDENKYYKNYVFKKSE is encoded by the coding sequence ATGAATTCTAAAGATCAAAATGTATTGCTTTGTACTTTCGGTAAAGAAGTAAACGAAGGACTAACAGCTTTTCCAAAATATTTGTCATCTAAATTTTTTTATGATGAATTAGGTGATAAGTTATTTCAGCAGATTATGGACTTGCCAGAGTATTATTTAACTAATGCAGAGTTTAATATTTTTCAGCTACATAAAACGGATATTTTAAAAAGTTTTGATACTGATAGAGAAGGATTTGATCTGGTAGAACTTGGTGCAGGTGATGGAAAGAAAACAAAAGTGTTATTAAGAGAACTGTTAGAAAAAGAATATTCAGTTACGTACCATCCTATAGATATTAGTAAAAATGCAATTGATGGTTTAGTTTCTAATTTAGAACAAGAGTTGCCTAGTCTTAGTGTACAAGGTCAGGTAGGAGAGTATTTTGAGGTATTAGATAGATTGCAGCATATTAGTGATCGTAAAAAAGTTATTATGGTATTGGGCTCTAATATTGGTAATCTTTTACATCCTAGAGCGATTCAGTTTTTGAAAAAATTAAACGCTGTCATGCATCCTGATGACCTTATTTTTATGGGATTCGATCAAAAGAAACATCCTCAGAAAGTTTTAGATGCCTACAACGACAAATCTGGTGTAACGGCCGCATTCAATAAGAATGTTTTAGCTAGAATAAATAAAGAGTTAGGAGGTAATTTTGATTTGGATGCATTTACTCATTGGGAAGTGTATGATCCCGAAAGTGGAACTGCTAAAAGTTATCTAGTAAGTACTAAAAAGCAAACGGTTGATATTGATTGTTTATCTATACAGGTTCATTTTGAAGCTTGGGAGAGTATTCATACTGAGATTTCTCAGAAGTATGATGACGATACTGTAAAATGGTTAGCGGAAGAATCTGGATTTGAGATAAGTGAATGGTTTACAGATGAAAATAAATATTATAAGAATTATGTCTTCAAGAAATCAGAATAG
- the egtB gene encoding ergothioneine biosynthesis protein EgtB translates to MVITDNLLSSFLATRSHTEEICAPLQTEDYVVQPIVDVSPPKWHLGHTTWFFEEFILAKYKTDYIRFHNDFAYVFNSYYESVGKRVIRTNRGNLSRPTVSEVYEYRDYVTNSLYSFLEDNDNTEIRALVEIGIHHEKQHQELLLTDIKYILGNNPLLPKYNDTFNENPKVNPSTGYHKINEGLYEIGYKGEGFCYDNELSSHKVFIEEYHIANNLITNREYLDFINDKGYKNSLLWHAEAWDWINSNDIKTPLYWHNIDERYSQYTLRGLIELDLEAPVTHVSYYEAFAFAQWKGERLPTEFEWEAAQQFFDWGIRWEWTESAYLPYPNYSKAPGALGEYNGKFMVNQKVLRGGSVATPNNHTRPTYRNFFHPQLRWQFNGLRLVKNK, encoded by the coding sequence ATGGTAATTACTGATAATTTGCTTTCTTCTTTCTTAGCTACAAGATCTCATACAGAAGAAATTTGCGCCCCGCTTCAAACAGAAGATTATGTTGTTCAACCCATAGTTGATGTTTCTCCACCAAAATGGCATCTAGGACATACTACTTGGTTTTTTGAAGAGTTTATTCTTGCTAAATACAAAACGGATTATATTCGATTTCATAATGATTTTGCATATGTTTTTAATAGTTATTATGAAAGTGTAGGGAAACGAGTTATAAGAACTAATAGAGGTAATCTTTCTAGACCTACGGTTAGTGAAGTTTATGAGTATAGAGACTATGTAACTAATAGTTTGTATTCATTTTTAGAAGATAATGATAATACAGAGATTAGAGCACTTGTGGAGATTGGTATTCATCATGAAAAACAACATCAAGAGTTATTATTAACGGATATAAAATATATTCTAGGTAACAATCCGTTATTACCAAAATATAATGATACGTTTAATGAGAATCCGAAAGTAAATCCTTCAACTGGATATCATAAGATTAATGAAGGATTGTACGAGATTGGTTATAAGGGAGAAGGATTTTGTTATGATAATGAACTTAGTTCACATAAAGTGTTTATTGAGGAGTATCATATTGCCAATAATTTGATAACTAATCGGGAGTACCTTGATTTTATAAATGATAAAGGGTATAAGAATAGTTTGTTGTGGCATGCAGAAGCTTGGGATTGGATTAATTCTAATGATATTAAGACACCGCTTTATTGGCATAATATAGATGAAAGATATTCTCAGTATACATTGAGGGGATTAATAGAATTGGATTTAGAAGCTCCTGTTACTCATGTATCTTATTATGAAGCCTTTGCGTTTGCTCAATGGAAGGGAGAGCGTCTTCCAACAGAATTTGAATGGGAAGCGGCTCAACAATTTTTTGATTGGGGGATAAGATGGGAATGGACTGAAAGTGCATATTTGCCTTATCCTAACTATAGTAAAGCTCCTGGAGCTCTTGGCGAGTATAACGGAAAATTTATGGTAAATCAGAAAGTGCTTAGAGGAGGTTCTGTGGCTACTCCTAATAATCATACAAGACCTACATATCGTAATTTTTTTCACCCTCAACTAAGATGGCAATTTAATGGATTGCGACTAGTAAAAAATAAATAA
- a CDS encoding energy transducer TonB, with the protein MKKLLLIATILCSTFLFAQDNVILSQDNANEKGITPIWPKCDKSRQTPIKCFDNNLRNHIIRNFRYPEIAEKDGLEGTVTVDFIINNKGKAEVIDVKGGHRHLQREAVRIIRAIPKMKPGKWGKKPIAIAYEVPITFIKPK; encoded by the coding sequence ATGAAAAAACTACTACTTATTGCTACAATTTTATGTTCCACCTTTTTATTTGCTCAGGATAATGTAATCCTATCTCAAGATAATGCAAATGAAAAAGGGATTACCCCTATATGGCCTAAATGTGATAAATCAAGACAAACTCCTATAAAATGTTTTGATAATAATCTTAGAAATCATATTATTAGAAACTTTAGATATCCTGAAATTGCGGAAAAAGATGGATTAGAAGGCACAGTAACTGTGGATTTTATAATTAATAATAAAGGCAAGGCTGAAGTAATAGATGTTAAAGGTGGTCATAGACACCTGCAAAGAGAAGCTGTTAGAATTATAAGAGCTATTCCTAAAATGAAACCTGGAAAATGGGGTAAAAAGCCTATTGCTATAGCATATGAGGTGCCAATTACTTTTATTAAGCCAAAATAG
- a CDS encoding thymidylate synthase, protein MKQYLDLVRHVLENGNEKEDRTGTGTKSVFGYQMRFDLSEGFPMVTTKKLHLKSIIYELLWFLNGDTNVKYLQENGVRIWNEWADENGDLGPVYGHQWRNWNGDEIDQIKEIVEALKNNPDSRRMLVSAWNPSVLPDTSKSFSENVANGKAALPPCHAFFQFYVANGKLSCQLYQRSADIFLGVPFNIASYALFTMMMAQVCGYEAGEFVHTFGDAHIYNNHIEQLELQLSRTPKKLPTIRINPKVENIFGFVFDDFILEDYNPHPHIKGAVAV, encoded by the coding sequence ATGAAGCAATATTTGGATCTGGTACGTCATGTGCTAGAAAATGGAAATGAAAAGGAAGACAGAACGGGAACGGGAACGAAAAGTGTTTTTGGATATCAAATGCGTTTTGATTTGAGCGAAGGTTTCCCAATGGTGACTACTAAGAAACTTCATTTAAAGTCTATTATATATGAGTTATTATGGTTTTTAAATGGAGATACAAATGTTAAGTATTTACAGGAAAATGGAGTTCGTATTTGGAACGAGTGGGCAGATGAAAATGGAGATTTAGGACCAGTTTATGGACATCAATGGCGTAATTGGAATGGAGATGAAATTGATCAGATTAAGGAGATCGTTGAAGCTTTAAAAAATAATCCAGATAGTAGACGGATGTTAGTATCTGCTTGGAACCCTAGTGTTTTACCGGATACATCGAAATCTTTTTCTGAAAATGTAGCAAATGGAAAGGCTGCATTGCCTCCTTGTCATGCATTTTTCCAATTTTATGTTGCTAATGGGAAATTATCTTGTCAGCTGTATCAGAGAAGTGCGGATATTTTCTTAGGAGTACCATTTAACATAGCTTCCTACGCTTTGTTTACAATGATGATGGCTCAGGTTTGTGGTTATGAAGCAGGAGAGTTTGTACATACATTTGGAGATGCTCATATTTATAATAATCATATAGAACAATTAGAATTACAGTTGTCTAGAACTCCTAAAAAATTACCAACTATTAGAATCAATCCTAAGGTTGAAAATATTTTTGGCTTTGTTTTTGATGACTTCATACTGGAAGACTATAATCCGCACCCTCATATTAAAGGTGCAGTTGCAGTTTAA